One genomic region from Pseudoduganella dura encodes:
- a CDS encoding UPF0149 family protein, with amino-acid sequence MQLDQPLSDKDFDELDQFLLGERSPEDSMTMDHLHGYLTAIAIGPETIMPAEWLPRVWGEDGKQAPKFKNGKEEERIVNLIMRFMNEVLVTFEVAPKEFEPLFVEHEHEGQTLIDAEAWCWGFWEGMELRAGSWDEIWDSEIGALMRPIYLLGADEIEEAELPEVEDPVKAHKLALEIEANLPTIYKFWVPRRKAAVSTVKREEPKVGRNDECPCGSGKKYKKCCGADTAE; translated from the coding sequence ATGCAACTCGATCAGCCCCTGTCGGACAAAGATTTCGACGAACTTGACCAATTCCTGCTGGGCGAGCGCAGCCCGGAAGATTCGATGACGATGGACCACCTGCACGGTTACCTGACCGCCATCGCGATCGGGCCGGAAACCATCATGCCCGCCGAGTGGCTGCCGCGCGTGTGGGGCGAGGACGGCAAGCAGGCGCCGAAGTTCAAGAATGGCAAGGAAGAAGAACGCATCGTCAACCTGATCATGCGCTTCATGAACGAAGTGCTGGTCACGTTCGAGGTGGCACCGAAGGAATTCGAGCCGCTGTTCGTCGAACACGAGCACGAAGGACAGACGCTGATCGATGCCGAGGCCTGGTGCTGGGGCTTCTGGGAAGGCATGGAGCTGCGCGCCGGCTCGTGGGACGAGATCTGGGATTCGGAAATCGGTGCCCTGATGCGCCCGATCTACCTGCTCGGCGCCGACGAGATCGAGGAAGCGGAACTGCCGGAAGTGGAAGACCCGGTCAAGGCGCACAAGCTGGCGCTGGAGATCGAGGCGAACCTGCCGACCATCTACAAGTTCTGGGTCCCGCGCCGCAAGGCCGCCGTGAGCACCGTCAAGCGCGAAGAGCCGAAGGTGGGCCGCAACGACGAATGCCCTTGCGGCAGCGGCAAGAAATACAAGAAGTGCTGCGGCGCGGATACCGCCGAATAA